One Streptomyces fagopyri DNA window includes the following coding sequences:
- the qcrA gene encoding cytochrome bc1 complex Rieske iron-sulfur subunit, protein MSSQDIPEENLPAERADEHGHGAVAVANEDNPFADPGLPPHEHRIQDIDERAAKRSERVVAMLFTLSMLATVAFIASYVTIPNDKSIFVFPLGHISALNFALGMTLGVALFAIGAGAVHWARTLMSDVEIADERHPIEAEPEVKAKVLADFKQGAKESALGRRKLIRTTMFGALALFPLSGVMLLRDLGPLPGTKLRHTIWSKGKLLVNVNTNEPLRPSDIAVGSLTFVKPEGLEENDEDFQQEIAKAAVMIVRLQPDNIKDKRELAWSHEGIVAYSKICTHVGCPISLYEQQTHHVLCPCHQSTFDLSDGARVIFGPAGHALPQLRIGVNDEGYLEALGDFDEPVGPAFWERG, encoded by the coding sequence ATGAGTAGCCAAGACATTCCAGAAGAGAACCTGCCCGCTGAGCGGGCCGACGAGCACGGTCACGGCGCAGTAGCCGTCGCGAACGAGGACAACCCGTTCGCGGACCCGGGACTGCCGCCGCACGAGCACCGCATCCAGGACATCGACGAGCGGGCCGCCAAGCGGTCCGAGCGTGTGGTCGCGATGCTGTTCACGCTGTCGATGCTGGCCACCGTGGCCTTCATCGCGTCGTACGTGACGATCCCGAACGACAAGTCGATCTTCGTCTTCCCGCTCGGGCACATCAGCGCGCTGAACTTCGCGCTGGGTATGACGCTCGGTGTGGCGCTGTTCGCGATCGGCGCGGGTGCGGTCCACTGGGCCCGCACCCTGATGTCCGACGTGGAGATCGCCGACGAGCGTCACCCGATCGAGGCGGAGCCCGAGGTCAAGGCCAAGGTCCTGGCCGACTTCAAGCAGGGTGCCAAGGAGTCCGCGCTCGGCCGCCGCAAGCTGATCCGCACCACGATGTTCGGCGCGCTGGCCCTGTTCCCGCTCTCCGGCGTCATGCTGCTGCGCGACCTCGGTCCGCTGCCGGGAACCAAGCTGCGCCACACCATCTGGTCCAAGGGCAAGCTGCTCGTCAACGTGAACACGAACGAGCCGCTGCGTCCCTCCGACATCGCCGTCGGCTCGCTCACCTTCGTCAAGCCCGAGGGCCTCGAGGAGAACGACGAGGACTTCCAGCAGGAGATCGCGAAGGCGGCCGTGATGATCGTCCGGCTCCAGCCGGACAACATCAAGGACAAGCGCGAGCTCGCCTGGTCGCACGAGGGCATCGTGGCGTACTCGAAGATCTGCACCCACGTCGGCTGCCCGATCTCCCTGTACGAGCAGCAGACGCACCACGTGCTCTGCCCCTGCCACCAGTCCACCTTCGACCTCTCCGACGGTGCCCGAGTGATCTTCGGCCCGGCCGGTCATGCCCTGCCGCAGCTGCGCATCGGTGTGAACGACGAGGGCTACCTCGAGGCGCTCGGCGACTTCGACGAGCCCGTCGGTCCTGCCTTCTGGGAGCGCGGATGA
- the qcrB gene encoding cytochrome bc1 complex cytochrome b subunit has product MSTTTTSDSRSREKAPAGERVADWADGRLGIYSLAKANMRKIFPDHWSFMLGEICLYSFLIIILTGVYLTLFFHPSMNEVEYHGSYVPLQGQLMSEAFNSTMHISFEVRGGLLIRQIHHWAALIFLAGMFVHMMRVFFTGAFRKPREVNWLFGFLLFVLGMFTGFTGYSLPDDLLSGTGVRFMEGAVLSVPIVGTYLSFFLFGGQFPGGDFVARFYSVHVLLLPGIMLGLVVGHLILVFYHKHTQFAGPGKTNKNVVGMPLLPVYMAKAGGFFFLVFGAIAAIAAIASINPIWSLGPYRPDMVSTGAQPDWYMGFSEGLIRVMPGWEINFWGHTLVLGVFIPLVIFPLVLVAIAVYPFIESWVTGDKREHHILDRPRNVPTRTAFGAAWISWYFVLLVGGGNDIWATHFHLSINSITWFVRIAFFVVPVLVFIATKRICLGLQRRDKEKVLHGRESGIIKRLPHGEFIEVHEPLGQEALHTLTAHEQYQPAQIGPVVDENGVERKVNGAQRLRAKLSKGFYGENSQIPKPTVEEYEEITSGHGHH; this is encoded by the coding sequence ATGAGTACTACCACCACCTCCGACTCGCGCTCGCGCGAGAAGGCGCCCGCCGGTGAGCGGGTGGCCGACTGGGCCGACGGCCGCCTGGGGATCTACTCCCTGGCCAAGGCCAACATGCGCAAGATCTTCCCCGACCACTGGTCGTTCATGCTGGGTGAGATCTGCCTGTACAGCTTCCTCATCATCATCCTCACGGGTGTGTACCTGACGCTGTTCTTCCACCCGTCGATGAACGAGGTGGAGTACCACGGCAGCTACGTCCCGCTCCAGGGTCAGCTGATGTCCGAGGCGTTCAACTCGACCATGCACATCTCCTTCGAGGTGCGTGGTGGTCTGCTGATCCGGCAGATCCACCACTGGGCGGCGCTGATCTTCCTCGCCGGCATGTTCGTGCACATGATGCGCGTGTTCTTCACGGGTGCGTTCCGCAAGCCGCGTGAGGTCAACTGGCTGTTCGGCTTCCTGCTGTTCGTCCTGGGCATGTTCACCGGCTTCACCGGTTACTCGCTCCCGGACGACCTGCTCTCCGGCACCGGTGTCCGCTTCATGGAGGGCGCGGTCCTGTCCGTGCCGATCGTCGGCACGTACCTCTCGTTCTTCCTCTTCGGCGGTCAGTTCCCGGGCGGCGACTTCGTGGCCCGCTTCTACTCCGTGCACGTGCTGCTGCTGCCGGGCATCATGCTCGGCCTGGTCGTCGGCCACCTGATCCTGGTCTTCTACCACAAGCACACGCAGTTCGCGGGCCCCGGAAAGACGAACAAGAACGTCGTCGGCATGCCGCTGCTGCCGGTCTACATGGCCAAGGCCGGAGGCTTCTTCTTCCTGGTCTTCGGTGCCATCGCGGCCATCGCGGCGATCGCCTCGATCAACCCGATCTGGTCGCTCGGCCCGTACCGTCCCGACATGGTGTCCACGGGCGCCCAGCCGGACTGGTACATGGGCTTCTCCGAGGGCCTGATCCGTGTCATGCCGGGCTGGGAGATCAACTTCTGGGGTCACACGCTCGTCCTGGGTGTGTTCATCCCGCTGGTGATCTTCCCGCTGGTCCTGGTCGCGATCGCGGTCTACCCGTTCATCGAGTCCTGGGTCACCGGCGACAAGCGCGAGCACCACATCCTGGACCGCCCGCGCAACGTCCCGACCCGTACCGCCTTCGGCGCGGCCTGGATCAGCTGGTACTTCGTCCTGCTGGTCGGTGGCGGCAACGACATCTGGGCCACGCACTTCCACCTGTCGATCAACTCGATCACCTGGTTCGTCCGGATCGCGTTCTTCGTCGTGCCGGTGCTCGTCTTCATCGCCACCAAGCGGATCTGCCTCGGCCTCCAGCGCCGCGACAAGGAGAAGGTGCTGCACGGCCGCGAGTCGGGCATCATCAAGCGCCTGCCGCACGGTGAGTTCATCGAGGTGCACGAGCCGCTCGGCCAGGAGGCCCTGCACACGCTCACCGCGCACGAGCAGTACCAGCCCGCCCAGATCGGCCCGGTGGTCGACGAGAACGGTGTGGAGCGCAAGGTGAACGGCGCGCAGCGACTGCGGGCCAAGCTCAGCAAGGGCTTCTACGGGGAGAACAGCCAGATCCCCAAGCCCACGGTCGAGGAGTACGAGGAGATCACGAGCGGCCACGGTCACCACTGA